A region from the Corticium candelabrum chromosome 14, ooCorCand1.1, whole genome shotgun sequence genome encodes:
- the LOC134190182 gene encoding uncharacterized protein LOC134190182, producing MMSTVSYELIPDDGSDEAQEVTLVAVESRNEDERLPPSYDEERVMLDDMRDQYKDEELVVMKYDGAKGTFLEFFITLWVMFLLSLPGYVLVLLHASTAAARGGALCGLGGSIIVYTYLAVSEGMLEATWLALWLHVLGVLFMIQGFLIYHRAKQHASAGKRSPLATEVSDD from the exons ATGATGTCTACAGTCAGTTACGAGTTG ATTCCCGATGACGGTTCCGACGAGGCACAGGAAGTGACTCTCGTTGCTGTAGAGAGCAGGAACGAAG ATGAGCGACTCCCACCATCGTACGACGAGGAAAGAGTAATGTTGGACGATATGCGTGATCAGTACAAG GATGAAGAACTCGTGGTTATGAAATATG ATGGAGCCAAGGGCACATTTCTTGAATTTTTCATCACTTTGTGGG TGATGTTTCTGCTGTCGCTTCCTGGTTATGTGCTGGTGCTTCTGCATGCTTCGACTGCAGCTGCTCGAGGTGGTGCTCTCTGTGGACTGGGAGGCTCCATCATTGTCTATACT TATTTAGCTGTTTCAGAAGGGATGCTTGAGGCAACCTGGCTTGCCCTTTGGCTTCATGTATTAG GAGTTCTTTTCATGATTCAAGGTTTCCTCATCTATCATCGGGCCAAGCAGCATGCATCTGCTGGAAAGAGATCACCACTGGCAACCGAAGTTTCTGATGACTAG
- the LOC134189601 gene encoding neural cell adhesion molecule 1-like, whose protein sequence is MSGLLLFSAFVFCQVGGVNALPFIHPSPRSTDVVLDQLQNYSFPVHKKHHSLAGHPDNFDCPYYSTHKLLSVRWFRNEKEIERAQRQRKIAVTKDGHLRFLSVEREDRGTYRCEVYFKDTLQTQTRKVKLIVHEKPTIVRRSAKKKHTTVGNPVFFYCEGAGKPQPRTVWLKNGKKLDTAIGTRYQLLSNMLGILDVIMEDAGDYTCIIRNKYGDAEATTTLTVQDPPPARPHIIYITPRINTTEGSNVTLRCTARNNYSNASIQWEVNTTDAPYTSYDIHIEKTTKGNVSILTSRLILQNVRSTTRTLVICRARNQIGSTTAAVRLSVKAI, encoded by the exons ATGAGTGGACTACTACTTTTTTCGGCATTTGTGTTCTGTCAAGTCGGAGGTGTCAATG CTTTACCATTTATTCACCCGTCACCACGTTCCACCGACGTCGTCTTGGACCAATTGCAAAACTACTCATTTCCAGTCCACAAGAAGCATCACTCACTAGCCGGTCATCCGGACAACTTTGATTGCCCATACTATTCAACCCACAAACTCTTGTCAGTTCGATGGTTTCGCAACGAGAAAGAAATCGAGAGGGCGCAACGGCAAAGGAAAATAGCCGTCACGAAGGACGGTCATCTACGTTTCCTTTCGGTTGAGAGAGAAGATCGCGGTACTTATCGTTGCGAAGTCTACTTCAAGGACACCCTGCAAACGCAAACGAGGAAAGTCAAGCTGATTGTTCACG AGAAACCAACCATAGTTAGACGGTCGGCCAAGAAGAAACACACCACGGTTGGAAACCCCGTATTTTTCTACTGCGAAGGAGCCGGCAAACCACAACCGCGTACGGTGTGGCTGAAAAATGGGAAGAAACTGGACACGGCGATAGGCACACGCTACCAGCTTCTGTCCAACATGCTTGGCATTCTAGATGTAATCATGGAGGACGCCGGTGACTACACGTGCATCATACGCAACAAATACGGTGATGCCGAAGCCACCACGACCCTAACCGTTCAAG ACCCGCCGCCCGCCCGGCCACACATCATCTACATCACACCGCGCATCAACACGACGGAGGGATCTAACGTGACACTGCGGTGCACGGCGAGAAACAATTACAGCAACGCTTCAATCCAGTGGGAAGTGAACACGACCGACGCTCCATACACTTCCTATGACATACACATCGAGAAGACGACCAAGGGAAACGTGAGCATACTGACAAGTCGACTAATACTCCAAAATGTGAGGTCTACGACGAGGACTCTCGTCATATGCAGAGCCAGAAATCAAATAGGAAGTACAACGGCAGCCGTGCGACTCTCAGTTAAAGCGATATAA
- the LOC134189566 gene encoding proteasome maturation protein-like — MSSNFPPVLPKEGHPMRVDGPTRSTVETPCETARSHSRWKHPLEDSERNYVRNLEELNLQMLRNLQGVHAPFRLGMERALASKVGRLAPLQSSNVMLNVVMGLDEVLGFQDALGGCEYPEVAEKSCSDRFLLQASGKT; from the exons ATG AGTAGTAACTTCCCTCCTGTTTTACCAAAGGAAGGTCACCCTATGAGGGTTGATGGGCCTACCCGGTCTACTGTGGAAACTCC ATGTGAGACTGCAAGGAGTCATTCGAGATGGAAGCATCCACTGGAAGATTCAGAGAGAAAT TATGTGAGGAATCTCGAGGAGCTTAATCTACAAATGTTGAGGAACTTGCAGGGAGTTCATGCTCCATTCAGGCTGGGAATGGAGCGAGCTTTGGCGTCAAAA GTTGGGCGGTTGGCTCCCCTGCAGAGCTCCAATGTCATGCTAAACGTTGTCATGGGCTTAGATGAAGTACTAGGCTTTCAAGACGCCCTTGGTG GATGTGAGTACCCTGAAGTGGCTGAAAAGTCCTGTAGTGATCGGTTCCTGTTACAGGCAAGTGGAAAGACATGA